TCTACGTCGTCTACCTGGCGACCGTCGTGCAGCTCTGGTCGGCCATGCGCTGGTCGCTCGGCCGGCTGGCCACGATGGCGCTCGCGGGCGTGGTCCCCGTCATGTCGTTCGTGCTGGAGCGGCGGGTGCACGCCGACGCCGTCGCCCGGATCGAGGGCCGGCCGGCGTCCGCCCCCGCCCGCTGACCCGGCGCCCGCCGAGCAGTCGCGCGCGCAGCCGTCCCGCGGGACGCTCGACCAGCCACCAGCTCGCGGTGGCGGCGACGAGCGTGAGCGCGATCGTGGCGAGGGCGCCGAGCGCGTCCTGCGGGTGGTGCAGCCACCGCACGATCGCCGCGTTCCACAGGTAGGCGGCGTAGGAGATCGTGCCGAGGGCGACCGCCGGACGCAGCAGCCGGCTGGGCAGGACCGGCCAGCGGCCGGCGTACGACACGAGCACGACGGTGGCCGCGGCCACCGACGGCACTCCCAGCAGGTACCACCAGGGGTGCGCCCCGGTGGGCCCGGACAGGGAGGTCGCCAGCAGCAGCGCCACCAGCACGACCAGGAGCCGCCGCCGGGGCCCGCGTTCCGGCGGCAGCAGCTGCTGCAGCGTGTCCTGCCCGAGCCTGCCCGCGCAGCCGATGAGCAGCGCGGCGGCCCAGGACGTGGGCAGCGCGTAGACGCGTGCGACGTCCGGCGCCACCAGCAGCATCGTGACGGTGCACGCCGCGAGCGTGCCGAGGACGCCGAGCCCGACCGCCACCCGCAGCAGGCCGCGCCGCCACGCCCATGCCAGGACGAGCGGCCACAGCAGGTAGAACTGCTCCTCGGTCGCCAGGGTCCAGAAGTGGTAGAGCGACTCGCTCCCGTGGGGGAGCAGCGGCAGGTTCATCGTGTAGGTCACGGCGGCCAGCAGCGACTCCGGGACGAGGTGGCGGTCGCCGAGGTGGTCCAGGGCGCCCTCGACGACGACGAAGCCCGCGAGCATGAACAGCATGGGCGGGTAGAGGCGCAGGGCACGCGCGGCGGCGAAGCGGCCGTAGCGCACGCGGCCGTGCTGCTCGACGTCGCGGAGCAGCAGGCCCGTGATGAGCCAGCCGGAGAGGGCGAAGAAGATGGTCACGCCGACCACGCCGGCGGCGCCGAACGTCGCGGGCCAGGCGTGGTTGAGCAGGACGAGCGACACGGCGAGCCCACGGAGCGCGTCGAGGCCGGGCAGGCGGCGGGGCGTCGCGTCGGCATCTCTCACGTTACGGAAGATATGTCCTGTTTGTCCCGTTTGGGAAGACTGCAGGCCGGGATGCCGCCGACGACCGGGAGGGTGCGCCCAGGTCCGGTCCGACGCTGACGTCACAGGAGAGTGGGCTGGGCGGGTGCACTCGCCCCGGTCGTCCGCGCAGGTCAGCGGGGCGCGCGGCGCGGCTATGCTGTGCCGCGCCGGCCCGGAAGGAGGTGTCGCCCGTGTCCCTGCACCTGATGCAGAT
This is a stretch of genomic DNA from Cellulomonas sp. ES6. It encodes these proteins:
- a CDS encoding acyltransferase, coding for MRDADATPRRLPGLDALRGLAVSLVLLNHAWPATFGAAGVVGVTIFFALSGWLITGLLLRDVEQHGRVRYGRFAAARALRLYPPMLFMLAGFVVVEGALDHLGDRHLVPESLLAAVTYTMNLPLLPHGSESLYHFWTLATEEQFYLLWPLVLAWAWRRGLLRVAVGLGVLGTLAACTVTMLLVAPDVARVYALPTSWAAALLIGCAGRLGQDTLQQLLPPERGPRRRLLVVLVALLLATSLSGPTGAHPWWYLLGVPSVAAATVVLVSYAGRWPVLPSRLLRPAVALGTISYAAYLWNAAIVRWLHHPQDALGALATIALTLVAATASWWLVERPAGRLRARLLGGRRVSGRGRTPAGPRSGRRRRRAPAAPARTT